One stretch of Oceanimonas pelagia DNA includes these proteins:
- a CDS encoding transcriptional regulator GcvA produces the protein MSRRLPPLNALKAFEAAARNLSFTRAAEELFVTQAAISHQIKGLEEFLGIKLFRRRNRSLLLTEEGQSYFLEIKDIFTAISDATERLLARSAKGALTVSLQPSFAIQWLVPRLVRFSEVHPDIDVRIKAVDLDEGSLTDDVDVAIYYGRGNWPGLRADKLHAEYLIPVCSPMLLMGTRPLKTPEDLTRHTLLHDTSRRDWKAWFKQLDIQAANVNQGPIFSHSSMVIQAAIHGQGVALGHSVLTQPEIDAGRLVCPFEQVLMSKNAYYLVCHESQAGLGKIAAFRDWMLALVNKEEKQKAVNG, from the coding sequence ATGTCCCGGCGATTACCCCCGCTCAACGCGCTCAAGGCCTTTGAGGCTGCCGCCCGCAACCTGAGTTTTACCCGGGCGGCGGAGGAGCTGTTTGTGACGCAGGCGGCCATCAGTCACCAGATCAAGGGGCTGGAGGAGTTTCTGGGCATCAAGCTGTTTCGCCGGCGCAACCGCTCGCTGCTGCTGACCGAAGAAGGGCAGAGCTATTTTCTGGAGATCAAGGACATCTTTACCGCCATCTCCGATGCCACCGAGCGGTTGCTGGCGCGCAGCGCCAAGGGCGCACTGACCGTGAGCCTGCAGCCGAGCTTTGCCATTCAGTGGCTGGTGCCCCGGCTGGTGCGTTTCAGCGAGGTGCACCCGGACATCGACGTGCGCATCAAGGCAGTGGATCTGGACGAAGGCTCGCTTACCGACGACGTGGACGTGGCCATCTATTACGGTCGCGGCAACTGGCCCGGACTGCGCGCCGACAAGCTGCACGCGGAATACCTGATCCCGGTGTGCTCGCCCATGTTGCTGATGGGCACCCGGCCGCTGAAAACGCCGGAAGATTTAACCCGGCACACCCTGCTGCACGACACCTCCCGCCGCGACTGGAAGGCCTGGTTCAAGCAGCTCGACATACAGGCGGCCAACGTCAATCAGGGGCCCATTTTCAGCCATTCGTCCATGGTCATCCAGGCCGCCATTCACGGTCAGGGGGTGGCGCTGGGCCACAGCGTGCTGACCCAGCCGGAGATCGATGCCGGTCGTCTGGTGTGTCCGTTTGAGCAGGTGCTGATGTCGAAAAACGCCTATTACCTGGTGTGCCACGAGTCCCAGGCCGGGCTCGGCAAGATCGCCGCCTTTCGCGACTGGATGCTGGCCTTGGTCAACAAAGAAGAAAAGCAAAAGGCAGTGAACGGATGA